A window of Solanum stenotomum isolate F172 chromosome 9, ASM1918654v1, whole genome shotgun sequence genomic DNA:
tgaaaaagtaaattatcttaaagagtaaaaattaaagaaaagcaTAAGTGTAAATGACTGTAAttcccccccacccccccaccccccaaggGCACTATTACTATTTGAACAAAAATCAAACCTTTATGTATTTCTTACCTCGTTAAATCATatgataaataataaatttatatgatttaatataaacaacatgtgaaaataaatatttaaccaTTAGTGCCTGTAGAAGAGGTCATGATGTAGTCAATTTTCTCTAACCTACTAACATTAGGAGTCTAATCCATCAATTTTTCTAGCAATTATTATTTGCTTAATCTTTGGCCATGGgcttaataattataaataataatagaccTTTTTTTGGAAGTAATATACcatatatatctatctatcaaCAAGATAGTGCATTCACCATAATATCATTAAAATCAGTTGAGAAAGATTATGACAATGTATTATCATTTCAAGTGGGCTTAACAGAAATTTCAACATATTTATTGAAGTCATAAATTCAAACTGACCATCCCTTTTCagcaaataaaatttaaataatatcttTTAGACCCCTTTTCATTTTACTCAAAAAAGAATTTCTTAACCTCTAAAtgtataattttgaaattgaggTACATGAACTATTTTAATCTAGCAAGTAAAagatattatttcttcttttgtaCACTTGGCAATACATATACGTACGTATGATACAACGTATTTTAGGAatgcaaaaaatatatatatactaaaaatcaGGTATTTCGTTGAACTTACGTCaagtaaaaagataaaaaagaaatatataatataatgtgtgTTCACACTTATATGTATACTTGTTGTATATAGATGATGTGAAGCCATGATATTGATACATGCATTTGgattctttttaaatattatgttgcTAAAATAAGAAGTAGGGAAATGAAATCATATTAAAGTAGTTTTGTTATGTTTCCTTGAAAAGGAAATGCaattaacataataattaaaaaaagaaaagattatatgtttttttttggagaTAATGATTCCCCTTTGATGATAGTGAAATGGTCCCAagtcaacaaagaaagaaaggtAATTGTGAGGTAGCATCTTGTTGTCAATATTGTGAGGACCTATAGCTCTTGGAATATACTTTTGCCCATCTCTAATCCAAGAAAATGAGTAGAGATATAATCAAAGAAAAAGTATGACATCCCAAGTATATCTAGACAATATATCATGGAATTTCctattcaaataattttattagtttctCCTAAATACAAAAAGCAAAAGCTCCTTATTAATATATCATGTCAAAAGATGAAGGTTTAAATTTTGACAGAGTCAAAAGATTTAGATGATTTTCTTTTGTAGCCTGAGttgaatttaggatttaaaCTCAATGAATCAAATTATTACGTTTCTTATAACACTGAACTCATCACAACAACAACGTACATCATATTTAGTGTAATTCTACAAACTATGATTTGAAAAAGTTAGTGAGTACACAGTCCATCTTAATCCTATCTTAAATAGTACATAACTCTTTGTGTTGTTAAAATTATACACTCTGATGTAATATTAGTTgagattttaatatataaatgtatactTCGAAAATTATAGGTTCAAATGAACTTATAACAAAAACTGCATCTACTTATGTCTATACCTAGTTTTGATCgacaaaattatttaatatcttCGTTGATAGAAAGTAATATGTatctaatataaaattgaagtgtGTATAAATTAACTCGAACACCActgtaattaaaaatattatcatgccaaattaattaatggaaaagggattatgtttttttcttttttttctctttaaataaataatacttatATTGGATCCAATAATCCAATAGTCATTGAGATTATCTTTCTATTTGTTTGATTCTCTctccaaataaaataattgcatCAATCATGTCATGTATGCAATGTATGATCCCTCTAGAATATGTCACTATTAATTACTAAGCTTTCCACAACAACAAATGattcttatctttttccttaacaagatttcttttcttctaaGGTAGCAAATTTCACtacttaattaatgatattctATTCTTTTAGGAAATTAAAAAccaattatttatcaaaattagtAACCTACCTTACTAGCTACTTATCAAATAATTATAGAATTAGTAAATACAATCTCTAATTTAATTAATCTTTAGGGTTTtgtgaatctttttttttaaaatagtacgTAATTTAGTAATCTATTTGGTTCTTCTTTCTGATCGTAACAATAACTAAGTTTCAATTCTAAATAAGTCATGATCAATTATACAAATGATAAATCGTTACTGATCATGTTTTTCGAACTAAATTCATGTCAAGCCaacagaaataaaaataaaataaaatgtgcaTAGTATATTTTTCCCCaataagatataaaatatatatgattgatTAATTACAAGATTTGTTTCTATGCATCTCTATTCACAGACAAACCTTGCAGAtgtatgtattttttatatatatatagaactgtaaagtaaaaacaaacagttaataaaacaaaaatatacatgTCCTCacctaattattattattttttcactaaaCTGTAAATCATCTAATTTAAAACCAACAAAATCTCAATACCCAAATCCAGCAATCCCACTAATCTAATTTAACACCCTCGTTAATCGATAATAATTAGTTAGGATCCTGTAATAATCAAACATCTTTAATTTGTAtggtataataatatatgattcaCAATAtcgtcttctttttttttaattcgatATCTAAGAGTACCAATTCATGCCCGAATAAGGTTGTCGAAAAACTCCGTCACTTAGAGATCCTAGTACTTGTTGTTGATGGAGTGACGGAGTTTGAggaagttgactcaaaagactTACAATGGATCCATTGTGTTCATCTGCTCGAGCATTCATATTTAATCCGTCTTCCATATTCTCCGTCAAAAACCTTTTTGTTGATTGAGAATTATCATTACTAGCTCCTCCATCTTGATCATTCCAATACAAATTTGCTAGTGGcctttttgaagaaaattgtGATCCACCTTCATATAAATTTTGGTCATTTTGATCATGAAGTAATGTAGTaccaaaatttgaagattttagtTGTGGTATTTTTGGTTGACCAAATATATTTGGCATTGGCATTGAATTTGGTATACATGATGGATTAATTGATGATGATCCCATCATCATATCAATATTCAAATCATCTCTTTCATGATCAATTGACCTTTGAGTATTATTCTTGTTGTAAATTCTACataaaacccaatcatctagctgcatatttaaaaaaataaaaataaaaaattgattagtCAATTCAAGACAATCAAATGTAATactttcaaaagtcaattttgttAAATCCTTTTCTTTTTGCTAACTAGATTCTTCCATGTGTGTGGCGGCTATATCAGGTACGTAATATCTGTATCGAGGCAAGATATTTCATTACGAGTATTCaagatttaaatataaaatgtcaaattgactactatttatcattttatatagTTACGCCACTGAATACATCTATCTTAAAGGGagatataatatataatcaactatttaattatatctattttttgtaaagaaaaaaaaaaaacatagataaaacataaaatgcattatgttaaaaaaagtacttacccttagtgattttttattGGCAAGGTCACAACCAGGAGgcttattatttgttttattgtcAGCAAGCCTATATTCATGCATGATCCAATTTGTTTTCACACCTTTGGGTGGTTTGCCACCATAAAAGACCAATGCTTTTTTGACACCTACTTTTTGGGTCCCGCCGGCGGTGAGCACCGGCTTGTCAGTTCCGGTAGCTTTCCAATAACCGGAAGTTGCTGCCCTATTTGGCCTCGCCCCATTTGGATACTTCCTATCCCTTGGACTGAAGAAGTACCATTCTTGTTCTCCAAATGTAGCCTTAGCTGAAAATGAAAATTGTAAAACGGGCTTGAAACtcgtcaaaatttcaaaattgcccttttataaaaaagaactCTATTCCATGGGAGAAGGAAAAGGGAAATATAGAAAGAGAGAATAACGAGAATCAAATTCATGCATGATGAAAAATTCTCAAACACTCAAAAAGTTAAAGCAAATTTTGACTTGTCATTTATGACATGAGAGAAGAAGGAAagggaaataaaaaagaaaaataacgaGGATAAAATTCACGATTATTGTGTGAAAAAGTTTCcaacatattttaaaagtatcCTTTTTATTATATAAGATGGAAAAAAGTGATAAAGCGATAAAAACAAGGTATAACGCAAATTAAATTCACGCTTATTGTGTGAAGAAAATTCTCAAACActcaaaaaattcaaagttaCTATTTTTAACATAGGAAAAGAAAcgggaaataaaaaaaatgaacaacaaGAAGAGAATCAAAATTAGAACATCTCAATTCTCAAGCACTCAAAAGTCATCAAAATTTCGAAATTGccatttcaatatttttctattacatgaaagaagaagaaaaaaattaggaaaaaaaaaaaaagatgaatgacAAGAATTaaattcacatttattatttgaataaatCTCAAAcacttaataataaaaaaaaataaaatcaaaatcaccattttattacgtcaagaagaagaagaacgagAGGAGATCAAACACAAACTTATCGAGTGAAAAATTCTCAAAcacttgaaaaaaattatcgaaaaatcaaaattttgaattcacaCTTATTATGTGAAAAAACTCTCAAACACTTAAAATTCCACAAAAGATCAAAGTTACCATTttataacatgaaaaaaaagaagggggAGGAGAAATAAAAAAGTGGAACAACGAGATAATCAAACTCACACTTATtgtatgaatatttattttttcaaacatCTAAAATTCGTTAAAAAATTAccatgagaaataaaaagagagaacAACGAAAATCAAACTCGCACAAAACACACATCAATCGATACCACCAAACTATAAACCGcgataaaaatattacataccAGGTAGTTCCCAAGGATCAAATTTGTAAAGATCAACTTCAGCAATAATAGAAACAGGAAGAGGAACAGAGGCAACTCTTTTCTTAAGATAATGAACAACAAGTTCTTCATCAGTAGGATGAAATCGAAATCCAGGTGGCAATTGAGGCTGATGATGAGAGCCGGTTGATGAATCGGTACTCTCCATTAacacaataattgataaattttcaaatatatttaatcaAAGCGAGCTGATtataaaaactatataataaaataataataataacaagaagaaagaagagtaaATTGTATGGTACGAAAATTCAGCTTAAAGATATTTAGAAGTTTAGGAGAGAGAGAAATGGTGTGTGTGCTGTGAGTTAGTAGTACAACAATACAGAAAATCAGCTGGAAATTGGTTTGGTTAATAATATTTGGCTCTTCTTCCCCCCAACTTCTTTTTATATGGGGtacattttagtttatttttattattttatacattagtactgtaaaaataaataaactactAGTACTAGTAAAATTTAGCCAAATAGAGTATCTACTtactctatttttaaaaattctatcaCTTATATCATATTTGTTTGAGACAAgtctatcaaaaaaataattttttttatctttttcagaCTTTACTTGTTATAATATTAGATATGTTATTGACGATGATGTGCttagataataataaataaatattacatcaTTGATAGCGGTGGAGTTgcgttttcttttttaattaaggaaattcaaaattaaagaagtaatatgaaaaatttaaggGATTTTATTactagtatttttaaaaataattatatatattcttattattattattattattttctttctttctttcttttttcggCGAATTAGAAAATCAATTGTTGATACAAAATTTAAGGTCCTTGACATTGAATTCATTATGTTAAATGGAATCATACTTACTATTGCGATTTTAGAAGttttttttacacaaatttATGCACGGTgctaaaattgaatttaaacaATTTGACACTGAAAAACTACAACCGCTTTTGTGCTCCCCCTGACTACGCCCATGGTAATAATAGTTTAATCGGTTGTAACCGTTTATTTACCCTATTTTCTACCAAGtagaaatataataattacCTATTTTCTATCAAGTAGAAATATTAAGAGatcatacatattttttattgtgattttagTGGCTTTTTGTACACAAATTTATACACTGTgctaaattattgaatttaaatgaATCAATCCTAAAAAGCTACGACCGTTCACTTTTATATGCCCCTGACTTCGCCCACGATTATCAGTAGTTTTAATCGGTTGTAACCGTTTACTTAGCCTATTTTCTACCAAGtagaaatataataattacATGTTTACTACAAAGTAGAAAAAATATAAGATCATATATGCCCCAATTGGTTGCAACCGTTCACTTACCCTATTTTCTAGCAAGTAATAACATCATAATAAACTTTTTAATAATCTTACCATGCAAGTAACTTTTACaatataaaaaacaataataatacaCTCAAGATTATCTGATAAGGACGAGTATACACAACTTTAAACCATataaaattcatacttaaacatttaaaaataatgtgtatAGCTACAACTTGTGATGAGAAATATTCTCAACCTATGGCTGTATACCATGTAAAGACAGAGGGGTACATTTGTCATTTTATAGAAAAACGTAGTCCATGTaatatatagttattttttttaattatttttttcattttctctatcGGTATCAAGTACATATATTGGAGCTCGATTATTTCAGATTCGCACCATGTAGGAACTCATTTGGGAGAAAGCGCTCACATAGaaagatttttttcatattctcaAAGTTCAAACTTGAGATCTCtaataaaaaaaggaacaacTCCATTTACAACATCACATCCGTTAGTGGATTTTTATGAGGTGATTAGTAGCTATCAATGACGTAATTAAGCGATTGTGAACTGAAAATTAGGCCTTTAATTAATCGACACGCATGGTTATATGATATAAGGTTAGCTCGACACGTGATGAGGTTGAAAAGAAGGCAAATGGGGTCCACCTCTAATCTAAATATTAAgggaacaatttttttttataaagtttgaTTTAATCTATACCAAGATAAGTTCCTCATCTAAAATGTGTCAAcctcaaaaagacaaaaaataaataaattaccaTTCGTTTGAATTAGTTGATTAAAAATAGctgataaatatcaaatatcgaAAAGTAATTTTAGGTGCTGAAAAaattaagagtaataaaaaaaaCGTTAATATATTTGGTAAAAAGTGTTTTTTACATAAAATGATCGAAATatccttaaaatattttcaaatgtataaattttaaagcGCATTACAAAAATGATGAATCAATAATATAAgtagagaaataaataaataaatcttatGTTTTAGGATGAGTATTGTAGATATTACAAATGATTTAAACTCGTAAAAGATTGACTTGGTTAAACTATAAGTATTTATAAGCTATAAAATTATAAGTTGAAAATGACTAACTAATAAGGATTTTaggttataattttttttctatgtttgTCAAATTTGTATGTAAGTTAATATTCTAAGtgtttattaattagttttatcTGTTTATAATAAGCTTATTCAATTACTTTCTTCATGTCTCGAACCTTAAAGATCAATGTTCAAATTCAGTAAATAATACGGTTAAACGTTGACAAATACATTTATTTGATACaagtacaaataaaaaaataataataaatatatatctgTTAGAATCATTGAGATGCATACAAAGTGATTAAAATACGATCATcgtaaataaaagataaaaatgtgaAGCTTTTTTGTGCTAACATGCAAATATCTGGCTTGCCTGGCTGATAAAATATCCAATGGAGATGAGACAACATTTGGGCAAACAACAAAAGTTTGATTAGGATGAATATAAGAAGCTCTTTTAATCTTAAATATGACATGATTTGTTTGCTAATCCGTATATTTTCCTTTTGGTGGGGTCCAAATTAATCTCCTTAATatgcattttaaatttattttataattgttcACCAAATTTACGGTTTATCGTTTTGTGATATCAATATTAATAAGTGTATAATAGGCAAAAATATCGatatataacttttttattatcctttcttaatttttcgATTCAGATCAATTTAattgcaaaaataaataaataaatacaggagagttgaaattgaagaaattccGGTTAGGGAGTATATTCCTCTCTAATTTAATAAGCTTTATGTGTTATGAATAAATTAATCGAgtcaataaatttaaatatcaaatttgttCCCACTAGTAATAACAAAGAATGGAAGGCATCATTATTTGTCAACGGAATTCATgcaaaaagataattttatggACCTCTTTTTTCACATTCCTTATCAAAACAAAtctaagattttttattttatttgtttatttttcatttggtgTTTGGTACCCAAATTAGAGTTTGAGTATTTTGAATTTGCACCGCGTAGGATCCCATTTGGGGAAGCACTCCCTAGTCCCTACCAAAGATTTTGTCATATTCAACACCTAAATCTGAAATCTTTAGTTATGTTAAAGAAGGAACAATCCCATTCACTCATGTCcgatcaaaaatatttttttaatagcaATGACTGAGGGATTCATTTCACTTTTAATACCTCTCTCCATATTATCTGAAAATGAAACTTGGAGCATATCTTAGTCTAAACTCTAAAATGAggatctttttttgtttttcgttTTGTCTTTTCGTTTCACATTTCTTATCAAATCAAGTATTTTTCAAATAGCAAGATTTGCATATGACTTGATTATATGGGGGGATCACTTTCGGTTATTTTTCATATCGATATTCATATTAGATATCTAATAATTTCATGTCCGTATTAGGTATTGGAAAGTTTTATATACACTAAGGACAAATTATTCAATTCTTAACAATATGATTTTATACTAGTGCTCAAACCTAAAACTAGAATAAAGAATTATTTATCAGTACTACACTATAAAACTTCGTTAATGTTCTCAATTCTCACTATATATCCGCTTTGTATCATCTACTAGCTACGTCAAAGAGCAAAATTTATAAAGTCGAGAGTATGTTCATATTTCTCATAAATAAATACTCCattcatccttttttttaaaaagttttttcattAATAGATCCAACatagggatttttttttattttttttaacgaaAACAAGAAAATCTCAAGTTCTTCTCAAAATTACCTTTgtctaataaataaaataacacaaACTTATAATAAGTATTTACAATTTTTCATGAGTAAATTTGATAAGAGATAAAGTTAATATAGTCAAcacttatatttataatatcttaTTAAAGTAGTTTTTATTTAATACACGTGCAAaaagctaaaaataaaataaaataaataataactataaTATCAAAGTTAGTGACCTTTTTGACTATTTAGTGATATTGTACGTCAAGGACTACTTTTATCATTTCATGACTTTCTACTACCACAAATCTCATAGTCTTAGCAGAAATAAAGATTTCTTCCACAGTATATTAGTGAAAAATTTATaagaacatattttttttattgatttttcatCGAACCATCTCACTGAGAAAATATATCTTGGAAAATAAATTATCGttgaaataatgaaatattttctaactttctttgtataattaatatttttacttttctcactagttcaatcaaaatatatgttattgttatcCTTTCTTCTCCATCCTCATCTTTTAATCAATTCTGCTGTCTAAATAGTTGGTAAATATTGCTGGGGTAT
This region includes:
- the LOC125875631 gene encoding NAC transcription factor 56-like, producing the protein MESTDSSTGSHHQPQLPPGFRFHPTDEELVVHYLKKRVASVPLPVSIIAEVDLYKFDPWELPAKATFGEQEWYFFSPRDRKYPNGARPNRAATSGYWKATGTDKPVLTAGGTQKVGVKKALVFYGGKPPKGVKTNWIMHEYRLADNKTNNKPPGCDLANKKSLRLDDWVLCRIYNKNNTQRSIDHERDDLNIDMMMGSSSINPSCIPNSMPMPNIFGQPKIPQLKSSNFGTTLLHDQNDQNLYEGGSQFSSKRPLANLYWNDQDGGASNDNSQSTKRFLTENMEDGLNMNARADEHNGSIVSLLSQLPQTPSLHQQQVLGSLSDGVFRQPYSGMNWYS